The following are encoded in a window of Plectropomus leopardus isolate mb chromosome 23, YSFRI_Pleo_2.0, whole genome shotgun sequence genomic DNA:
- the rce1a gene encoding CAAX prenyl protease 2 has product MAEEEDLSAKLLTEEMKHSNGGFVPPDGLCWVSVLSCLLLACSYVGSLYVWRSDLPRDHPAVIKRRFTSVLIVSGLSPLFVWAWREFTGVRTGPSLLALMGIRFEGLIPAVILPLMLTMVLFLGPLMQLAMDCPWSFMDGMRVALDPWFWTLCFSDMRWLRNQVVAPLTEELVFRACMLPMLVPCAGPLTAIFTCPLFFGVAHFHHVIELLRFRQGTLLGIFLSAVFQFSYTAVFGAYTAFIFIRTGHLMGPVLCHSFCNYMGFPAISTAMEHPHRFTVLSSYLMGVLLFLLFLFPFTDPSFYGLPTPVCTLTSSPSSLCLS; this is encoded by the exons AtggcggaggaggaggatttATCAGCGAAGCTTCTGACAGAGGAgatgaaacacagcaatggcGGCTTCGTACCTCCGGACGGTTTATGCTGGGTGTCCGTGCTGTCCTGTCTGCTGCTGGCCTGCTCTTACGTCGGCAGTTTGTACGTGTGGAGGAGCGACCTGCCCAG GGATCATCCAGCTGTGATAAAGAGACGCTTTACGAGTGTGCTCATCGTGTCGGGCCTGTCGCCTCTCTTTGTGTGGGCGTGGAGGGAGTTCACAGGGGTCAGG actggCCCATCGTTACTGGCTCTCATGGGGATCCGGTTTGAAGGTCTCATTCCAGCCGTCATCCTTCCTCTGATGCTCACCATG GTCCTGTTTCTGGGCCCCCTCATGCAGCTGGCTATGGACTGTCCCTGGAGCTTCATGGATGGGATGCGGGTGGCTTTGG ACCCCTGGTTTTGGACGTTGTGTTTCAGCGACATGCGCTGGCTGAGGAATCAGGTGGTGGCTCCCCTCACAGAGGAGCTGGTGTTCAGGGCCTGCATGTTGCCCATGCTGGTTCCCTGTGCTGGTCCACTCACTGCCATCTTCACCTGCCCCCTCTTCTTTGGAGTTG CTCACTTCCACCATGTGATCGAGCTGCTGAGGTTCAGACAGGGGACGCTGTTGGGGattttcctctctgcag TGTTCCAGTTCTCCTACACAGCAGTTTTCGGGGCCTACACTGCCTTCATCTTCATCAGAACAG GTCACCTGATGGGTCCGGTGCTCTGCCACTCCTTCTGTAACTACATGGGTTTTCCTGCTATCAGCACAGCGATGGAGCACCCTCACCGTTTCACCGTCCTCTCCTCCTACCTGATGGGtgttcttctcttcctccttttcctctttccctTTACCGATCCCTCCTTCTATGGTCTCCCCACACCGGTGTGCACCCTTACTTCCTCCCCCAGCTCCCTTTGCCTCTCTTGA